The genomic stretch GTCGCTTTAACAAGTTTCCTCTGGTCATCAAAAGTATTTCGGAAGAATCTAGGTTTTACTTCAGAGCAGGTTTGACAATATTTTGTCATTGTTCTGACTTCTTCAATGGAAAAGGGTTAAACCGTATTTCTTTGCGGCATTCATAAAACTTTCTAAGTTATGATCGTGTTCTTGAAGAGTACGGCCACAAATAGTTATATCATCAAGATACGCATATGTGTTTTGAAGCTTTTCTTTCCTTATTATCCAATCGATTGTTCGTTGGAAACTCGAAACACCATTTGTTACTCCAAAAGGGATACGCCTGAACTGGTACAAATTTCCGAGCGCTTCAAAAGCGGTAAATTTTCTTTCTTCGGGTAGTGTGTTAGTTTCTCGGGGTAGGTACTTGATGGTACGCGCTTTTCAAGTCTATTAGgctgaaaaatatattctttgcCACTTTCGAAACTAAGTCCTCAATGTTTGGTAAAGGGTACGCGTCGAGTTCTGTGTAACGATTAATCAATCACAAGACGTTTTCTATGAGTTTCGGTTTTTGTTATTAGTACTTGGGCCCTCCACGGTGATTTACTTTCTTCAATCACGCCTTCTTCTGTAAGGTTTCTGATTTcctctttaataaattcactATCCTCTTTGCTGTGCCTTCGAGACTTAGGCAGCCTACGCACTGGCGACCATAGACGCGGCCAGGCCGCCGCGGCCATGGTCGCCGGTGCGTAGGCAAGCGCGACATGCAGACGGCATCGCGTGGCATCAAATTAGATGCCGCGGTCAACGGTGGCCGCTGGTCGCTGGCCGCTAAGTGCGTAGGGGCTATAGCGATGGCCATATAAAGTCCAGAATTCACTGGCCGCCGCGGCCAGGTCGCGGCGACCATGGTCGCCAGTGCGTAGGCAGCCTAAATAGCAATAGGTTTGCAGTTGGGAGATACATTTGCAAAAAGCGGTACAGCTGGTACTGATGCTTCGGCTACGTTACATACTTGAAGTGGATGTTTTGGCGGTAACAGTTTTGAATACCATCGCACTTTTTTGacgatactaattatttaggagTCTCGGAggaccttcattggaacacctccaagtgagtTTTGCTCCGGAAAATGTGATCACTTCCTCACTATTCAAGTCACGATTCACAACGGACCCATCGTCCTCAAAATCATTTTCACGAGTAAAACTTGTAGACGCCATCACTATAAATCTGAAAATGATCGCGAGAAATCAGTGTTGATTATGTATGTAAAGCCAAGTTtcaaaaaatgcaaataaaataacgcacTTTcacgtgaaaataaaaaagaaacggatttataaagtaaacttTGCACTGTAAAACTAATTACCGCTAGTCTAGCATAAACCACATTCAAAATGGCcgattaagtttataaaattaatagggatgtgaaaaataatcgattttttttaaagtgataatcgatttttgtattcgattttaatattaaaaataattgaaaattcggcgaccaaatattcatatactaactctaacctaaccaatctaaataatatttgtttttgtggacagctccgatctaaatagtaattgtttattcaagcctcggcttctcggcgtcctggtcgccttcggcgaccaaatattcatatactaactctaacctaaccaatctaaataatatttgtttttgtggacagctccgatctaaatagtaattgtttattcaagcctcggcttctcggcgtcctggtcgccttcggcgaccaaatattcatatactaactctaacctaaccaatctaaataatatttttttttgtggacagctccgatctaaatagtaattgtttattcaaacctcggcttctcggcgtcctggtcgccttcggcgaccaaatattcatatactaactctaacctaaccaatctaaataatatttgtttttgtggacagctccggcgctacgggaaatgcagcccctccacccttgcgtaccaaagcacaggcattttattcaagcctccgcaacctcggctttttggtcgccttcggcgaccagcCTCAGCCGCTACAGCTTTcataatgcctgtgctttgttacagcgggtgggggctgctcttcctccgcgcctccgattatttatatacactctaggggtaagacagacaagaccacgtggatagtggggtgctctgattcggttttgggtactttttggatattaaagtaaacactttattctagtaaaaattaaataatatagaaagttgcaaacaatgaaatacaagtactaattagaaaatacagACGAGTAGGTATCGatcatttcaaaaaatttcggAACCCTATAATCTATCAACACGAAATTAGGTTAATTTCAATGTTGATTAttctataactttaaatttcaaaaatgaggaaataatcgataaataaataaaacgattattaacaatcgataaattaaaaacacgatttttttaagtgaacgtcacatcacttataaccaatagaaaagtagaaaatggcggattgtttacaaattttaatacattacacaaaactttaaattttttataaaaatattaagacgcGTTTCCGGAGCAAAactcacttggaggtgttccaatgaaggtccCCCGGACACTCCTAGATAATTAGTATCGTCAAAAACGTGAGGTGGTATTTAACACCCAACCCAAGATTTTTCACGATAAGAAGATTCACATTATCATATTTATGATTTCCAATTTTCAAGCTTTGCAAAGTTTGACCTTCTACTTGTGAAGTATGATTAAGAGAGGCCATAGAAATAATCTGATTGCaggattttctttttaacccGCATAGTCTTGCAAAACTGTCATTTATAAAACTGATGGAGCTGCCGGTGTCGAGAAGTGCCTCTGCTCTTATTTCTCGAAGATACGCGGGTACAGTTGCTTTGTGTAATGAATAAGGTGACGCTGCTGTGATACAAGAAAGATTTTCAGTCCCTACTACCATACAATTTGTAGGTTTAGAAGAGCTTCTGCAAACAGTGGCAAAGTGCCCCTTCTTGTTGCAGAGCTGACAAGACTTTTCAAATGCAGAGCAGTTCTTACGAGGATGTATTTGTCCCCCACAAAAGAAACATTTTCGTCGTCGAGGATTATTAACAGAAGAGCAGGTCTCGTCGTGCACAGTTTGTGATTTAGGACAGACTAATTTAGGTTCTTCTTCAACGGCATTTAAAGACACAGTATGGAAGCTTTGAGAGTTGATCTCTGCAGTTTCTAGAGAGAGTGCTAGGTTGTAAGCTTGATCAAGTGTTAGATTTAAGTTTTCTAAAAGCCTTTGTCTGATTTTATGCGATGATATACCGGATATGAAAGCATTACGCACGCTATcgtttttgtttgattttgcATTAACAGCCGCAAAGTCACAATCTTTAGAAAGTAGTTTCAAAGCTTGTAAATATACGTCGATACTTCCTTCTGGTTGTTGTTTCCTTCTTGCTAACATGTGTCTAGCAAAAATCAgtttttttggttttacatACAGTTTTTGCAGTATTGTGATCGCTTCTTCGTAGTTCGTGGCTTCGCTTATATATGTGTAGATATTTGGTGATATATGATTTATCAAAAGCTGAAACTTTATGCTGTCCCATTTTTCTGGCGGAGGAACCGACTGTGCATCTGTTTCTGGAGCGGTCGGTTTCTGCACGAAAATAAAGCTTTCGAAAGTCTTATGCCAGTGTATCCAAGCTTTCGTAGCAGAGCTATTTGACGGGTCGATGTCAAATCTTTCAGGGCGAAGATATTTATCCATGTTGCTTTTTATTTAgcttattaaattgaaataagacaaaacctttaaagaatataaggttttaataagctaaattaacagtaaaatattttagttacattTTGATACATTGACAAAAGTTAGTGTCTAAACAGATTGACAATGTCATCAGTTTATAATAGTatcatgtaagaagtttacatcatattgattctaattttaaagtGACAACAGATGAAAAAACCACCAGATAGGATTTTGCTATAATTTAATCCATTCGATATAATTCCAAAACGCATTACAAGTTGTGCAAAGGGGAGGGCGTGGTTAATTCTCTTGCCTCGCGTCCCAAGTACCAACGGCCAACAACCGAAGAGCAAAGAAATTTAAAGCAGAGCGGCAGTGAGCCGAGGCGAGGGGCACTCTTGCGTGATGCGTCTCTTTGTGTAGGTACTGGGAAATTACTTATGAGTTATCTGTGGTTTGTTCAATGTGTTGTGaacacaaattatattatagactATGATTGTGAATCCTCTCGTGACAGAAGGCGGTTATAACTTGTTACTTGAAGTGTCTCATTAGTCATTACTGTAAATGGCACACAACAAATTGAAGTGATAGTGACCAACTCATAAATGATACAGACTAGTGCTATGATATACTCTTAAATATCAGCAGTTGGAGAAgagaagtttatttaaaaaaaatttatagtaaaaatggATAATACTGAAAGCAGCACTGCAGGGACACCAACTTCATGGTGTCATCCTGCACATCGAGTTCACAGATTTTTTGCGTTGTTACTTATGTGTTTCCTTTGTTTTGGTAAgatttactataattattatactagaGCTGTTACGATACCTAACATCAAATTATGAACAAAAGTTATGACTTTGTctgtataattttgttaagcTTTACATAATCTCTATTCCAAATAATagcaaagtaatatttttcataattgttatttatgtaaaataatatacactagaactgcaaataataatttccaaGTTTTATATGGTATATACTATACAgggttttttaaaagaaaacaaaagtgtgtgtgttttgtggtaaaacctttttttatatgagcaagtagatgatcagcatGGATAGCCTTTTTAACTCTAATTTAAACCCAAGCCTCCAGGACAACCACGAGTTTAAGCATTGAGCCACAGAGTttgtaataagtaattaattatgaatattaaaaaaattaattgataaatgTTCTTAATGAAATCTTCTTatcttctattatatatatataaatcttttttCAGGATCTTACTTTTGCTATGATACTCCAGGAGCATTAGCTGACAATTTCAAGGGAGATTCACATTTAAATACATCTCAATTTGCATTGCTCTATTCTATCTATTCATGGCCTAATGTGGTGTTATGTTTCATTGGTGGCTATCTTATTGATAGGTACGTATGTTTCAATATAACATCTGTTTATGATTCATAACTTTATCAAACTTGTTGTTGCTAACAGCACTTTGTTTCATTCCTTAAACAAAGTTGtgataacattaatttatattcaagtataattgtaataatgtgCCACTCGCTACTCTATATATTTTCACTGAAGTGAACACACAGAGTGTTCACTTCAGTGTGgttaattgataattttttagaCATGCATTGCCTACCAAGAGAGAAATATTTCTCAATTCacagaaacaattatttatttgctggACATTGACTCCAGAAAATTGGTCTACTCTATATGGCATCTGCTTTCCCAAATATTCTATGTAAATAGCTAAgatgttttatgttattacaaATGTATAATTACAGGTATTTTGGAGTAAGACTCGGAACAGTAATATATATGTCAATATTGTTTACTGGAGCTATGTTGTTTGCACTTGGTGTCTATATTAACAAGTTTTGGCTTATGATTCTTGGCAGATTTGTATTTGGGTAAGTGAGATCTGTAAAAGCTTCAGAACATTAGTGTTGTATTAAAGTTAGGCCTGATATTGAACATACAGTTTTCCCAGACAAAAAAGCTGAATATGGTCCAAATTATATGTGCGTGTGTTTATAATATGAtgtgtaataatatttgtaaagtaAATAGTACTATCACTGTGTGTTAACCAACCTGAACCAATTATTCAGTAGTATGTACGAGTTGAACGCCATGTGCATAAACTTCTAGAGTATAAAGATTGAATACTCTGTGTACTTGtgcaaaaatattgttagacCTCAATTTGGAGCTCAGTTATTAACAAATGCAAATGATTGCAattgtatgtattaattttatttcagtatAGGAGGAGAATCACTTCAAGTAGCAGTGAATAACTATGTGGTACTTTGGTTCAAAGGAAAAGAATTGAATATGGTGTTTGGACTACAACTGTCATTCTCTAGATTTGGCAGTACAGTTAACTTTTGGGTTATGGAACCAATCTACCATTGGGTTGGAAATTACTATGGGGGTTATGAGCGCTTGGGTGTTACATTATTCATtggtaagttttaatttttatataaatacaatgttgcgctttttatatataactatggGTGAAGCTGAAATctgtacaaaaaattattacccTTTTGTTATTCATTTTGGGCTCCCTTTGAGTAATGAAGAATAACATGAAGGTATTATCATacatgatttataaaaaaccatCTTTACAATTAAACGAGTTACTAACTATTTACTCTAAAGaaacgaaataaattttattagtttaaattagaCTTGGGATTTTTTTAGCTTCAATGACATGTTTGGGGTCACTTTTATGTGGTCTCATACTCGGATTTATGGATCACAGAGCAGAAAAGATATTGGAGAGAAGTGAGCAGCATTCCAATGAGCCACCATTCCGAATGCTtgatattcttaattttaagaCTGTGTATTGGCTACTTACCATAATCTGTGTTGCATATTATGTAGCAATATTTCCATTTATTGCTTTAGGAAAGTAAGtactacatttttatatatattaactgcTGGTCTTTCAATGACTTCAGTATTAAATTTCGTAATCAtcacattaatttattattgatgcaaatccatatttttttcgatTACTAATCTATAATAAGCTTGATTAAGtcaaataactaaaatataataggtGTTTTTCTATTCGAATATTTtgtgtacataataataaatcgacTGACAAGTGTTATTACTTTTTACGTTTAGTTTCGTTTTTCCTTAGGCTGTTCGTCCACCGCCGCCGTCACCGAGAACGAGATTATTTCGGACCGAGTTTAAGATGACGTGACGGCGATCGTGTGTCCACTGCGCTGATATATCAGTGGCTCAGTTCTAGAGCTTTATCGTGCGTGGTgccaatttgttttaaatgttaatgatAGACGCCGTCATCTCGTTCTCGATGGCGTCCCGGTGGCGGCGGCGGTGTATAAACggccttaatgtgattttatttaGCCTACCTTTTAGTACACAACATAGAACATTtgaccccagagactgttcggttttctggaatgaaaacttttaggtttttctgtgcgtttttctctatataaacctcggacttcaagtcataagttttatttgttaattaaaaaattaacaaataaaaaataggagttgatcttagaggggtgaaaattaagggttgtatgtatttttgtatgctgtatcataacaaaataaaaacaaaaaaaatatcttaaaaataacaatttaggGGTTTgtaagatagatagtagccgtttctcagacttactgaatatgcataaaaatttcataagaatcggtcgagcgggaacggaggagtatgggaacgaacattgtgacacaagaattttatatattagaagattacaattaaatgattgcattttttttttaaatacaggtTGTTCTTTGAAAGAAAATTCGATTTCAATCCACAAGAAGCGAACACAGTGAACTCTATGGTATATTTGCTGTCTGCCGCATTAAGTCCCTTCTTTGGTATTCTAATAGACAAAACTGGACGTAACGTGATGTGGGTTATTTTGAGTATAATAACCACGATTGGTTCTCATTTCCTGCTAGCTTTCACGTTTGTGAACCCCTATGTTGGAGTGGTAAGTATATTCCATgatcttttataaaaagaaaacagtTTGGCTTCATATAATCtcgtattatatttaataagtttattgcAGATTATTTCGtccgaattataaaaatactagtaaaAATTAGAAGCTAATGTACGTATAAGCTTCGTTTTACAATAGAAAATAGAAGTTTTACGATACTGAATAACACAATTGTTATTGAGAA from Pieris napi chromosome 15, ilPieNapi1.2, whole genome shotgun sequence encodes the following:
- the LOC125056919 gene encoding LOW QUALITY PROTEIN: uncharacterized protein LOC125056919 (The sequence of the model RefSeq protein was modified relative to this genomic sequence to represent the inferred CDS: substituted 2 bases at 2 genomic stop codons) — encoded protein: MLARRKQQPEGSIDVYLQALKLLSKDCDFAAVNAKSNKNDSVRNAFISGISSHKIRQRLLENLNLTLDQAYNLALSLETAEINSQSFHTVSLNAVEEEPKLVCPKSQTVHDETCSSVNNPRRRKCFFCGGQIHPRKNCSAFEKSWQSLKIGNHKYDNVNLLIVKNLGLDSXIISIVKKVRWYSKLLPPKHPLQVCNVAEASVPAVPLFANVSPNCKPIAIXSRRHSKEERNFYMFEVLPLVELQLITLKVMVK
- the LOC125056897 gene encoding major facilitator superfamily domain-containing protein 1-like isoform X1: MDNTESSTAGTPTSWCHPAHRVHRFFALLLMCFLCFGSYFCYDTPGALADNFKGDSHLNTSQFALLYSIYSWPNVVLCFIGGYLIDRYFGVRLGTVIYMSILFTGAMLFALGVYINKFWLMILGRFVFGIGGESLQVAVNNYVVLWFKGKELNMVFGLQLSFSRFGSTVNFWVMEPIYHWVGNYYGGYERLGVTLFIASMTCLGSLLCGLILGFMDHRAEKILERSEQHSNEPPFRMLDILNFKTVYWLLTIICVAYYVAIFPFIALGKLFFERKFDFNPQEANTVNSMVYLLSAALSPFFGILIDKTGRNVMWVILSIITTIGSHFLLAFTFVNPYVGVMALGVSYSLLASGLWPLVAMIVPESQLGTAYGICQAVQNLGLATVLILAGVVVDKFGYLMLEMFFLGCLFIALIAAVLIYIVDSANSGVLNLSPQEREALKTATIQTDERANLLDHESSDPDEEARPSEDERDSVLTQSDRIRSRYISHILPNTNIPDRP